One genomic region from Leptolyngbyaceae cyanobacterium JSC-12 encodes:
- a CDS encoding hypothetical protein (IMG reference gene:2510093912) — MAIMKNEGLVFNQTVNFEAVANIDQSSEYDLAAQIGLVNGLS; from the coding sequence ATGGCGATCATGAAAAATGAAGGGCTGGTCTTTAACCAAACTGTAAATTTTGAGGCAGTAGCAAATATTGACCAATCCAGCGAATACGACCTTGCTGCTCAAATTGGCTTAGTAAACGGGTTATCGTAA
- a CDS encoding hypothetical protein (IMG reference gene:2510093915): MILPQLEVGVHGVEVVGMFFFDDNCFVLRTGDPIGERLAKVAKEQNMLLMMCDLCALERNLAEGEPRWCNPDGTGRKEPGQCRVKDVVEGVTVGCFPDLYIALSSNLPDQVITL; encoded by the coding sequence ATGATTTTGCCCCAGTTGGAAGTCGGTGTACATGGGGTTGAAGTGGTCGGCATGTTCTTCTTCGACGACAACTGTTTTGTGCTGCGAACGGGCGATCCGATCGGGGAACGATTAGCAAAGGTGGCGAAAGAACAGAACATGCTGTTGATGATGTGTGATCTGTGTGCCCTAGAACGCAACCTAGCAGAGGGGGAGCCACGCTGGTGCAATCCAGATGGAACCGGACGCAAAGAACCAGGGCAGTGCAGGGTCAAAGATGTCGTTGAGGGAGTGACCGTTGGCTGTTTTCCCGATTTGTACATCGCACTGAGCAGTAATCTTCCCGATCAGGTGATTACGCTATGA
- a CDS encoding FeoC like transcriptional regulator (IMG reference gene:2510093918~PFAM: FeoC like transcriptional regulator) produces the protein MILQQLQNYLRTHPQTSLAELTHHFLTHHFQSDADALRGMLVQLIRKGRVRKLAGKQCGGCHSCAPESLELYEWVNPNS, from the coding sequence ATGATTCTGCAACAACTACAAAACTATTTACGCACCCATCCCCAAACCTCCCTCGCAGAGTTGACCCATCATTTTCTGACCCATCATTTTCAGAGTGATGCCGATGCCCTGCGCGGAATGTTAGTGCAACTCATTCGCAAGGGGCGAGTTCGTAAATTAGCAGGCAAGCAATGTGGTGGTTGTCATAGCTGTGCGCCAGAAAGTTTGGAACTGTATGAGTGGGTAAACCCTAATTCTTGA
- a CDS encoding hypothetical protein (IMG reference gene:2510093913~manually curated) gives MSHSHNDCICCTRTLLRHVRSSGVYWFCPSCRQEMPNLATATVSQLMHSCRLGNTDGTRSRTAHPS, from the coding sequence ATGAGCCATAGTCATAATGATTGCATTTGCTGCACTAGAACCTTGTTGCGTCATGTTCGTAGCTCTGGTGTCTATTGGTTTTGCCCAAGTTGTCGTCAGGAAATGCCGAATTTAGCGACTGCAACTGTCAGTCAACTCATGCACTCTTGCCGATTAGGGAATACTGATGGTACGCGATCGCGCACAGCACACCCTTCGTGA
- a CDS encoding ferritin-like protein (IMG reference gene:2510093917~PFAM: Ferritin-like domain) — MLSQAMIDRLNEQINLEMFSSHLYLQMSSWCAHKALDGCATFLNQHADEEMMHMRRLISYLQETGALAILGSMDAPSKEFSSLQDVFEKIYTHEQFITGKINSLVHLANTEPDYSTLQFLQWYVAEQHQEEFLFKSILDKIKLIGTEGQGLFFIDREIGALAATKEKKTPSTSMQ, encoded by the coding sequence ATGCTGTCTCAAGCCATGATCGATCGGTTGAATGAACAAATCAACCTGGAAATGTTTTCTTCTCACCTCTATCTGCAAATGAGTTCCTGGTGTGCCCACAAAGCACTGGATGGCTGCGCCACCTTCCTGAACCAACATGCCGACGAAGAAATGATGCACATGCGGCGGCTGATCAGCTATCTACAAGAAACAGGTGCACTCGCCATCCTTGGCAGCATGGACGCACCATCGAAAGAATTTAGTTCATTGCAGGACGTGTTTGAAAAAATCTATACCCATGAACAATTCATTACTGGCAAGATTAATAGTCTCGTTCATCTAGCAAATACAGAACCCGATTATTCCACACTGCAATTTCTGCAATGGTATGTTGCAGAACAACACCAAGAAGAATTTTTGTTTAAGAGTATTCTCGACAAGATTAAACTGATTGGCACAGAAGGGCAGGGACTGTTCTTTATCGATCGCGAGATTGGCGCGTTGGCTGCAACTAAGGAAAAGAAAACTCCGTCAACATCCATGCAGTAG
- a CDS encoding hypothetical protein (IMG reference gene:2510093914), with amino-acid sequence MMNPIELGFIEWQPLTSLLSPVPPVAIKRLRKYPSMPVCTFMSVTDADSYSSHYLEIVVFFALTEI; translated from the coding sequence ATGATGAATCCCATTGAATTGGGATTCATCGAATGGCAACCGCTCACATCTCTACTATCACCTGTCCCTCCTGTGGCTATCAAAAGGCTGAGGAAGTACCCCTCGATGCCTGTGTGTACTTTTATGAGTGTGACGGATGCAGACAGCTACTCAAGCCATTACCTGGAGATTGTTGTGTTTTTTGCTCTTACGGAGATATAA